In one Trichosurus vulpecula isolate mTriVul1 chromosome 8, mTriVul1.pri, whole genome shotgun sequence genomic region, the following are encoded:
- the LOC118829792 gene encoding olfactory receptor 4F3/4F16/4F29-like, translated as MDGVNQTSVSEFAFLGLTNSWNIQLLLFVFSSVFYLASMLGNSLIVFTVTSNPNLHSPMYFLLANLSFIDLGSSSVASPKMICDIFRKHKVISFSGCITQMFFIHLIFGAEMVLLVAMAFDRYVAICKPLHYLIIMCPRMCILLLVAAWIIGLIHSVIQMAFVINLPFCGPNELDSFYCDFPRFIKLACTDTYRLQFMLTANTGFMSLGIFLILIISYIFILFTVQKHSSRGSSKTVSTLSSHITVVILFFGPIIYFYAWPFNTSHLDKFLAIFDLTVTPFLNPVIYTIKNKEMKLAMRRVCSQLVSFRKISSKN; from the coding sequence ATGGATGGAGTGAATCAAACTTCAGTGTCTGAGTTTGCGTTCTTGGGACTCACCAATTCTTGGAACATTCAGCTTCTACTCTTTGTGTTTTCCTCTGTTTTCTACTTGGCAAGCATGCTGGGAAATTCCCTCATTGTGTTCACAGTGACTTCTAACCCTAACTTACACTCTCCCATGTATTTCCTGCTGGCCAACCTTTCCTTCATTGACTTGGGGAGTTCTTCAGTTGCTTCTCCTAAGATGATATGTGACATTTTCAGAAAACACAAAGTGATTTCATTTTCTGGGTGCATCACCCAGATGTTCTTTATTCACTTGATTTTTGGTGCTGAGATGGTGTTGCTTGTAGCCATGGCCTTTGATAGATACGTAGCCATATGTAAGCCTCTCCATTATCTGATTATTATGTGTCCAAGAATGTGCATTTTGCTTCTGGTTGCTGCTTGGATCATTGGCCTCATCCACTCGGTGATTCAAATGGCTTTTGTAATTAATCTGCCCTTTTGTGGTCCCAATGAATTGGACAGTTTTTATTGTGATTTCCCTCGATTCATCAAACTTGCCTGCACAGACACATACAGACTTCAGTTCATGCTCACTGCCAACACTGGCTTTATGTCCTTAGGTATCTTTCTCATTTTGATAATATCCTACATTTTCATCCTGTTCACTGTTCAAAAACATTCATCAAGAGGTTCTTCTAAGACTGTCTCTACTCTTTCATCTCATATAACTGTggtgattttgttttttggtccaATTATCTATTTCTATGCATGGCCATTTAACACATCACATCTGGACAAATTTCTTGCTATCTTTGATCTAACTGTGACTCCCTTTCTGAATCCAGTCATCTACACAATAAAGAACAAAGAGATGAAATTGGCAATGAGAAGAGTTTGTAGTCAGCTTGTCAGTTTCAGGAAAATCTCTTCAAAGAATTGA
- the LOC118828970 gene encoding olfactory receptor 4F3/4F16/4F29-like — protein MDRVNQTSVSEFVFLGLTNSWDIQLLLFVFSSVFYLATILGNSLILFTVTSDPHLHSPMYFLLANLSFIDLGISSVTSPKMICDIFRKRKVISFSGCITQTFFIHLIYTAEMVVLVGMAFDRYVAICKPLHYLIIMCPRTCILLLVAAWIIGLIHSVIQMAFVINLPFCGPNELDSFYCDFPRFIKLACTDTYRLQFMLTANTGFVSSSVFLILIISYIFILVTVQKHSSRGSSKALSTLSSHIMVVILFFGPIIYFYAWPFNTSHLDKFLAIFDAVLMPFLNPVIYTIRNKEMKLAMKRACSQLVSFRKIS, from the coding sequence ATGGACAGAGTGAATCAAACTTCAGTGTCTGAGTTTGTGTTCTTGGGACTCACCAATTCTTGGGACATTCAGCTTCTACTCTTTGTGTTTTCCTCTGTTTTCTACTTGGCAACCATTCTGGGAAATTCTCTCATTTTGTTCACAGTGACTTCTGATCCTCACTTACATTCTCCCATGTACTTCCTGCTGGCCAACCTTTCCTTCATTGACTTGGGCATTTCTTCTGTCACTTCCCCTAAGATGATATGTGACATTTTCAGAAAACGCAAAGTCATTTCATTCTCTGGCTGCATCACCCAGACGTTCTTTATTCACTTGATTTATACGGCTGAGATGGTGGTGCTTGTAGGCATGGCCTTTGATAGATATGTAGCCATATGTAAGCCTCTCCATTATTTGATTATTATGTGCCCAAGAACGTGCATTTTGCTTCTGGTTGCTGCTTGGATCATTGGCCTCATCCACTCGGTGATCCAAATGGCTTTTGTAATTAATCTGCCCTTCTGTGGTCCCAATGAATTGGACAGTTTTTATTGTGATTTCCCTCGTTTCATAAAACTTGCCTGCACAGACACATACAGACTTCAGTTCATGCTCACTGCCAACACTGGCTTTGTGTCATCCAGTGTCTTCCTCATTTTGATAATTTCCTACATTTTCATCCTAGTCACTGTTCAAAAACATTCATCAAGAGGTTCTTCTAAGGCTCTCTCCACTCTTTCATCTCATATCATGGTggtgattttgttttttggtccaATTATCTATTTCTATGCATGGCCATTTAACACATCACATCTGGACAAATTTCTTGCTATCTTTGATGCAGTTCTGATGCCCTTTCTGAATCCGGTCATCTACACAATAAGGAACAAAGAAATGAAGTTGGCAATGAAAAGAGCATGCAGCCAACTTGTCAGTTTCAGGAAAATCTCttaa
- the LOC118829793 gene encoding olfactory receptor 4F3/4F16/4F29-like produces the protein MAVLTESVDRVNHTAVSELVLLGLTNSWDIQLLLFVFSSVFYLASMLGNFLIMFTVTSDPHLHSPMYFLLANLSFIDLGISSATSPKMICDLFRKHKVISFSGCMTQMFFIHLIGGVEMVLLMAMAFDRYIAICKPLHYLIIMCPRMCTLLLAAAWIIGLIHSVVQIAFVINLTFCGHNELDSFYCDFPRFIKLACTDTYRLDFMITVNSGFMSIGVFLILIISYIFILVTVQKNSSSASPKALSTLSSHIIVVILFFVPCLSFYTWPFNPSHLDKYLAIFDVVLTPFLNPVIYTLRNQEMKLAIRRVCSQLVSYSNIS, from the coding sequence ATGGCCGTGCTGACTGAGTCAGTGGACAGAGTGAATCACACTGCAGTGTCTGAGCTTGTGCTCTTGGGACTCACCAATTCTTGGGATATTCAGCTTTTACTCTTTGTGTTTTCCTCAGTGTTTTATTTGGCAAGCATGCTGGGAAATTTCCTCATTATGTTCACAGTGACTTCTGACCCTCATTTACACTCTCCCATGTACTTCCTGCTGGCCAACCTCTCCTTCATTGACTTGGGGATTTCCTCTGCCACCTCCCCTAAGATGATATGTGACCTTTTCAGAAAGCACAAAGTTATTTCATTCTCTGGCTGCATGACCCAGATGTTCTTTATTCACTTGATTGGTGGTGTGGAGATGGTTCTGCTTATGGCCATGGCCTTTGACAGATATATAGCCATATGTAAGCCTCTCCATTATCTGATTATTATGTGTCCAAGAATGTGCACTTTGCTTCTGGCTGCTGCCTGGATTATTGGCCTCATCCATTCAGTGGTCCAAATAGCTTTTGTAATTAACCTGACCTTCTGTGGACACAATGAACTGGACAGTTTTTATTGTGATTTCCCTCGGTTCATTAAACTTGCCTGTACTGACACATATCGACTAGATTTCATGATCACCGTCAATAGTGGCTTCATGTCTATAGGTGTCTTCCTCATCTTgattatatcttacattttcaTCCTAGTCACTGTTCAAAAGAATTCATCAAGTGCTTCTCCTAAGGCTCTCTCTACTCTTTCATCTCACATCATTGtggtgattttgttttttgttccatGCTTATCTTTCTATACATGGCCATTCAACCCATCACACCTAGACAAATATCTGGCCATCTTTGATGTAGTTCTGACTCCTTTTCTAAATCCAGTCATCTACACACTCAGAAACCAAGAGATGAAGTTGGCAATAAGGAGAGTGTGCAGCCAGCTTGTGAGTTACAGTAACATttcttaa